One genomic region from bacterium encodes:
- a CDS encoding ABC transporter permease yields the protein MRILIYMWEGIRIAYDALRSYKMRSILTTLGIVIGVTTVITIVALIQGLNGAFSKEISSIGTDTVYIQKFPWVMKEDDWLKYRNRPNLTLEESNKIRSASRLAIAVAPQINTARTVKYGEKAVERVIITGTTADYLYTSNANPEYGRFFSENDVNSNRRVCVLGYEVAEKLFGQSDPLGKRIIIGGRKFRVIGVLDKKGSFFGWNMDILAIIPIGAFKSAFGAQRRSIEIEVKLNSPDQIEEAEYELTGLMRHIRKLTPGKENNFAINKQSMLLDTYNQLTGTLWAVAIGVGAISLLVGGIGIMNILLVSVTERTREIGVRKALGARKSDILWQFLIEAMMICALGVLIGIALAVGIAKLVAATTPVPAAITWWVAILGLFFVVAIGLFFGIYPASKAARLNPIEALRYE from the coding sequence ATGCGCATTCTGATCTACATGTGGGAAGGGATCCGCATCGCCTACGACGCCTTGCGCTCTTACAAGATGCGATCCATCCTGACCACCTTGGGCATCGTCATCGGGGTGACCACCGTCATCACCATCGTCGCCCTCATCCAGGGATTGAACGGGGCTTTCTCCAAAGAGATCTCCTCCATCGGCACCGATACGGTCTACATCCAGAAATTCCCGTGGGTGATGAAGGAGGATGACTGGCTCAAATACCGCAATCGCCCGAATCTCACCCTGGAGGAGTCCAACAAGATCAGGTCTGCCTCGCGCCTGGCGATCGCCGTCGCCCCCCAAATCAATACCGCCCGCACGGTCAAATACGGAGAAAAGGCGGTGGAACGGGTCATCATCACCGGCACCACCGCAGATTATCTTTACACCTCGAATGCCAATCCGGAATACGGGCGCTTTTTCAGCGAGAACGATGTCAACAGCAACCGCCGGGTCTGTGTCCTCGGCTATGAGGTAGCCGAGAAGCTTTTCGGCCAGTCCGATCCGCTCGGCAAGCGCATTATCATCGGCGGGCGCAAATTTCGCGTCATCGGGGTTCTCGATAAAAAGGGCTCCTTTTTCGGCTGGAACATGGATATCCTGGCGATCATTCCCATCGGGGCGTTCAAGTCCGCCTTCGGCGCCCAACGCCGCTCGATCGAGATCGAGGTCAAGCTGAATTCGCCGGATCAGATCGAGGAAGCCGAGTATGAACTCACCGGACTCATGCGCCATATCCGCAAGCTCACCCCAGGCAAAGAGAACAATTTCGCCATCAACAAGCAGAGCATGCTCCTCGATACCTACAACCAGTTGACGGGCACCCTCTGGGCGGTCGCCATCGGGGTCGGTGCCATTTCCCTGCTGGTCGGTGGCATCGGCATCATGAACATTCTGCTGGTCTCGGTGACCGAACGGACGCGCGAAATCGGCGTCCGCAAGGCCCTGGGGGCGCGTAAATCGGACATCCTCTGGCAGTTTCTGATCGAGGCGATGATGATCTGCGCCCTCGGCGTTCTCATCGGCATCGCCCTGGCCGTCGGCATCGCCAAGCTCGTCGCGGCCACCACGCCGGTCCCTGCGGCGATTACGTGGTGGGTCGCCATTCTCGGTCTCTTTTTTGTCGTCGCCATCGGGCTCTTCTTCGGGATCTATCCGGCCAGCAAAGCGGCCCGGCTCAATCCCATTGAAGCCTTGCGCTACGAATAA